The following proteins come from a genomic window of Megalobrama amblycephala isolate DHTTF-2021 linkage group LG1, ASM1881202v1, whole genome shotgun sequence:
- the LOC125245105 gene encoding uncharacterized protein LOC125245105 yields the protein MMEDHLSTGTSYAWEESDWDDNFVEDMDLDENDTTDQEDLTDMEEDKSSLATDLATWASKFHVKNNAVDHLLKVLQQHGHTDLPSTARTLLKTPRHVATIQKSGMEYFHYPLHQKLLEHLEKYPVEELQDHDTIDLSFNVDGLPLFKSSGKVMWPVLCAIHLNPIVDFPTTLTCGNNRPNDLHFLEDFVADLEVLLSNGIQCKGKKHSINVLCIACDASAKAFVRGTKLYSGYYGCDKCDQKGEWFNRVTFQDTGNIMGL from the coding sequence ATGATGGAAGACCACCTGTCCACTGGGACATCATATGCATGGGAAGAAAGTGACTGGGATGATAACTTCGTGGAAGACATGGACCTTGATGAAAATGACACGACTGACCAGGAAGACCTGACTGACATGGAAGAAGACAAATCATCACTGGCAACAGATCTGGCAACCTGGGCATCCAAATTCCACGTCAAAAATAATGCCGTTGACCATCTGTTAAAGGTCCTTCAGCAACACGGCCACACAGACCTTCCATCCACTGCACGTACTTTGCTGAAAACACCAAGACATGTAGCAACCATACAGAAATCTGGAATGGAATATTTCCACTACCCCCTCCACCAAAAGCTACTGGAACACCTGGAGAAGTACCCTGTTGAAGAGCTGCAAGACCATGACACCATCGATTTGTCTTTTAATGTTGACGGCCTACCACTGTTCAAGAGCTCAGGGAAAGTTATGTGGCCTGTCCTCTGTGCCATCCACCTCAATCCCATTGTTGATTTCCCTACCACATTAACTTGTGGAAACAACCGGCCAAATGATCTGCATTTTTTAGAGGATTTTGTAGCAGACCTTGAAGTCCTTCTGTCAAACGGCATTCAATGCAAAGGTAAAAAACATAGCATAAATGTTCTCTGCATAGCCTGCGATGCTTCAGCGAAGGCTTTTGTCCGGGGCACAAAGCTATACTCTGGCTATTATGGCTGCGATAAGTGTGACCAAAAGGGTGAATGGTTCAACAGAGTGACCTTTCAGGACACTGGAAACATTATGGGGCTCTAG
- the LOC125245026 gene encoding uncharacterized protein LOC125245026, with product MLLTFFNIILGFAFDYMHGILLGVSRQLTTLWFDSKYHGERWYLGREIITIDKLLLQINTPVNITRPPRSVRLRKYWKASEYRNFLLFYSLPCLSGILSCDYLEHLLLLVQATYLLLKDDMSSHDIDVAEYLLKTFVSRFERLYGKCHASFNVHILQHAAQSVRNWGPLWCQSAFIFESHNGNLQKLFHGTQAVTEQIANSFSLFQSIPRLLSTVYDKSVKKTSTDFVDRMLRGYRLATNCVKKTNIIFLGLPTVRMPTPREAFLFREQGIDVHQCAFYSRAIINGNRIHSKTSTTLSRRINRAVVTEQGTMALVRSFVDVGFDKGFAFIDPVITAKFNMVKDRQTGTAFSGIVRENYISTDVKLINCNEIRTTCVYLKDVELVQNLLCIQPNKWEVD from the coding sequence ATgcttttaacatttttcaatATAATTCTGGGCTTTGCTTTCGACTATATGCATGGCATTTTACTGGGTGTCAGTCGGCAATTAACAACTTTATGGTTTGACTCAAAATATCATGGAGAGAGATGGTATTTGGGGAGAGAGATAATCACCATTGATAAACTACTACTTCAAATTAATACGCCAGTTAATATTACAAGACCTCCACGCTCTGTAAGGTTGCGGAAATATTGGAAGGCCTCAGAGTACAGGAATTTCCTTTTGTTTTACAGCCTTCCATGCTTGAGTGGCATTTTATCATGTGATTACCTAGAACACCTACTACTCCTTGTCCAAGCAACGTACTTACTATTAAAAGATGACATGAGTTCTCATGACATAGATGTAGCTGAATACCTGTTAAAAACTTTTGTGAGCCGGTTTGAGAGACTGTATGGCAAATGTCATGCTAGTTTTAATGTGCACATTTTACAGCATGCAGCACAGTCAGTACGAAACTGGGGTCCACTATGGTGCCAAAgtgcatttatttttgaaagccACAATGGTAACTTGCAAAAGCTCTTCCATGGCACCCAGGCAGTTACAGAACAAATAGCCAATAGCTTTTCTCTTTTTCAAAGTATTCCCCGGCTTCTATCTACTGTTTACGATAAGAGTGTTAAAAAAACAAGCACAGATTTTGTTGACCGTATGCTACGTGGGTATAGACTTGCCACAAACTGtgtaaaaaagacaaacataatCTTTCTGGGCTTACCAACAGTAAGAATGCCAACACCTAGGGAGGCATTTCTGTTCAGAGAACAGGGAATTGATGTTCACCAATGTGCATTTTATTCAAGAGCTATAATTAATGGAAACAGGATTCATTCAAAGACAAGCACAACACTGTCAAGAAGGATCAACCGTGCAGTTGTGACAGAACAAGGCACAATGGCATTGGTGAGATCGTTTGTTGATGTGGGTTTTGATAAAGGTTTTGCCTTTATTGATCCAGTTATTACAGCCAAGTTCAACATGGTTAAAGATAGACAAACAGGAACTGCTTTCTCTGGGATAGTTAgggaaaattatatttcaactGATGTTAAATTAATCAACTGCAATGAGATTAGAACAACTTGTGTGTACTTAAAGGATGTGGAGCTTGTACAGAATTTACTTTGCATTCAACCCAACAAATGGGAAGTTGATTAA